In Pleurocapsa sp. PCC 7319, the following are encoded in one genomic region:
- a CDS encoding iron uptake porin: MTIYQEHQSRHSNNLILKSLLSSSFMVLLLPSVALAAPSEDSFLLKDKDSSLGQVPSVRQLSDVKPTDWAYEALQSLVQRYGCISGYPDNTFRGDRPLTRYEFAASLNACLNQISQLVADNINRIDPEDLSMLQRLEADFSTELATLQGRVDNIEARTAVLEDNQFSTTTRLVAEVITAVTDSFGNGVGGDEDPTETFFAYRGRLNFESSFTGEDLLRVRMQFGNFFDEDNNSKIGLATGTGMTRLNFDDNKVNELSVPHIRYYFPVSDSLSFAVGPVGIGYTDITTTVTPAVIADDGNGVPSLFGAYDPIFRRGGGGVGANWKFSDELTLTIGYLADNPDSPLQENGLFNGGYNALAHLVYLGDRAGAGLAYSHGYTPDGGVNLTGGTGSALSASPFGNSIATSNNIVAGQGFYRFSDNFQIHGWGGYIWANAKDSGLSDISDGLGGTDALLVNAGDSANAWYGAVGLSFPDLGGEGNLPGIIFGVPPHVTSSDVREENDNAYHVEAFYRLRVNDNISVTPGVWAIFNPENNSDNDTQYVGVLRTTFNF, from the coding sequence ATGACTATTTATCAAGAACATCAGTCACGCCATTCAAATAATTTAATCTTGAAAAGTCTGTTATCCAGTTCTTTTATGGTTCTATTACTTCCCTCAGTAGCCTTGGCAGCACCATCGGAAGATTCTTTTCTACTAAAAGATAAAGATAGTTCTTTAGGGCAAGTTCCCTCCGTCAGACAGCTATCGGACGTAAAGCCGACTGACTGGGCTTATGAAGCATTACAATCGCTGGTGCAGCGTTATGGTTGCATATCAGGTTATCCCGATAATACCTTTCGTGGCGATCGCCCTTTGACTCGTTACGAGTTTGCTGCCAGTTTGAATGCCTGTCTGAATCAAATTAGTCAATTGGTTGCTGACAATATCAATCGGATCGACCCAGAAGACTTGAGCATGTTACAAAGATTGGAGGCAGACTTTAGCACCGAGCTAGCTACTTTACAAGGACGAGTAGATAACATAGAGGCACGTACTGCAGTCTTGGAAGACAATCAGTTTTCGACTACGACCAGACTTGTGGCTGAGGTTATCACTGCCGTTACCGATAGCTTTGGTAATGGAGTTGGTGGTGACGAAGATCCAACCGAAACCTTCTTCGCCTATCGTGGTCGTCTTAATTTTGAAAGCAGCTTTACAGGAGAAGACTTACTGCGAGTACGCATGCAATTTGGTAACTTTTTTGATGAAGATAACAATAGTAAAATTGGTTTAGCCACGGGTACGGGAATGACCCGTCTCAATTTCGATGATAATAAAGTTAATGAGCTTAGTGTTCCCCATATCCGTTACTATTTTCCCGTCAGTGATTCCCTATCCTTTGCTGTAGGTCCAGTTGGTATCGGCTATACCGATATTACAACTACTGTGACTCCTGCCGTAATTGCCGATGACGGCAACGGTGTTCCTTCGTTGTTTGGTGCTTACGATCCGATTTTCCGCCGAGGTGGTGGTGGTGTAGGTGCTAATTGGAAGTTTTCTGATGAGTTGACCTTAACCATTGGTTATTTGGCAGACAACCCCGATTCTCCCTTACAGGAAAACGGTTTATTCAACGGCGGTTACAATGCCCTGGCACATTTAGTATATTTAGGCGATCGCGCAGGCGCGGGTTTGGCATATTCTCATGGTTATACTCCTGACGGGGGAGTCAATCTTACTGGGGGAACGGGTAGCGCTCTATCAGCATCTCCCTTCGGAAATAGTATTGCCACTTCCAACAATATCGTCGCTGGGCAGGGATTCTATCGCTTCTCTGATAATTTCCAAATCCACGGCTGGGGTGGCTATATCTGGGCAAATGCGAAGGACTCTGGCTTAAGTGACATTTCTGATGGTTTGGGTGGAACAGACGCTCTTTTAGTTAACGCGGGTGATAGTGCTAATGCTTGGTATGGAGCGGTCGGTCTTTCTTTCCCCGATCTTGGAGGCGAGGGCAATCTACCAGGAATCATCTTCGGCGTGCCACCCCACGTTACCTCCAGCGACGTTCGTGAAGAGAATGACAATGCCTACCACGTTGAAGCATTTTATCGCTTGCGAGTTAACGACAATATCTCAGTAACTCCAGGTGTTTGGGCAATTTTTAATCCAGAGAATAATAGTGATAACGATACGCAGTATGTGGGAGTATTGC